One window of the Misgurnus anguillicaudatus chromosome 8, ASM2758022v2, whole genome shotgun sequence genome contains the following:
- the myh11a gene encoding myosin-11a isoform X1 encodes MTKKGLSEDEKFLFLDKDFVNSPVAQADWTAKKLVWVPSEKHGFEAASIKEEHGDEVLVELADNAKKITVNKDDIQKMNPPKFSKVEDMAELTCLNEASVLHNLRERYFSGLIYTYSGLFCVVINPYKMLPIYSEKIIEMYKGKKRHEVPPHIYSISDNAYRNMMQDREDQSILCTGESGAGKTENTKKVIQYLAMVASSHKGKKETSAQQSGQQFAYGELEKQLLQANPILEAFGNAKTIKNDNSSRFGKFIRINFDVTGFIVGANIETYLLEKSRCIRQAKTERAFHIFYYMVSGAKDKLREELLLENYGNYRFLSAGHVQIPGNQDDEMYDETMEAMNIMGFTPEERTDVLKVVSTVLQLGNIEFKKERNQEQATMPDNTAAQKVCHLQGINVTDFTRAILTPRIKVGREVVQKAQTKEQADFAVEALAKAMYERLFRWILLRVNKALDKTKRQGASFLGILDIAGFEIFEDNSFEQLCINYTNEKLQQLFNHTMFIMEQEEYQREGIEWNFIDFGLDLQPCIELIERPNNPPGILALLDEECWFPKATDVSFVEKLCNTQANHTKFAKPKQLKDKTEFSVQHYAGRVDYNAVAWLTKNMDPLNDNVTALLNNSSSQFMQDLWKDADRVVGLETIAKMSDSSAPSASKTKKGMFRTVGQLYKESLAKLMTTLHNTQPNFVRCIIPNHEKRAGKLDAHLVLEQLRCNGVLEGIRICRQGFPNRIVFQEFRQRYEILAANAIPKGFMDGKQACCLMIKHLDLDPNLYRIGQSKIFFRTGVLAQLEEERDLKITVIIIAFQAQARGFLARKAFAKRQQQLTAMKVIQRNCAAYLKLRNWQWWRLFTKVKPLLQVTRQEEEMSLKEEELQKAKESAIKYETELKDITLKHSQILEERNQLQEKLQAETELYAEAEEMRMRLATKKQELEEILHEMEARLEEEEDRGAALQLEKKKMQDQIRDLEDHLDEEEDARQKLQLEKVTCEAKIKKLEDDILMMDDQNNKLQKERKLLEERVADFSSNLAEEEEKSKNLTKLKNKHESMISELEVRLKKEEKTRQELEKAKRKLEGESNDLQEQIAELQAQIADLKAQLAKKEEELQAALARLEDETGQKNNALKKIRELEGHISDLQEDLDSERAARNKAEKTKRDLGEELEALKSELEDTLDTTATQQELRAKREQEVTLLKKAMEEESRVHEAQVQEMRQKHTQAFEEITEQLEQSKRVRTNLEKAKQALEKETSELHVEIRSLSQAKQDGEHKRKKVEGQLADLQTRFNDSEKQKAELGDRVSKITVELESVTNLLNEAEGKNIKLSKDVATLSSQVQDTQELLAEETRQKLQLSTKLRQIEDDRNAIQEQLEEEMEAKRTVERHVSTLNIQLSDFKKKLEEASGNVELLEEGKKRLQRDLEAANTQFEEKASAFDKLEKTKNRLQQELEDTLMDLDNQRQLVSNLEKKQKKFDQMLAEEKSISSKYADERDRAEAEAREKETKALSLARALEEAQESREELERANKALRAEMEDLVSSKDDVGKSVHELEKSKRGLEAQVEEMKTQLEELEDELQAAEDAKLRLEVNMQALKAQFERDLQGRDEQGEEKKRQLVKQVRELETELEDERKQRTALAAAKKKMEGDMKELEGQIETSNKGRDEAIKQLRKLQAQMKDYQRELDDARAAREEVLSSAKENERKAKTLEAELLQLQEDMAAAERAKKQAEAERDELADELASNASGKSALSDEKRRLEAKIQQLEEELEEEQGNMEMLNDRLRKSAQQVDQLTTELQAERSTSQKNESARQLMERQNKELKAKLQEMENQVKSKFKSSISALEAKVAQLEEQLDQESREKQNTAKANRQKDKKLKDLMTQVEEERKQAEQYKDQADKANVRVKQLKRQLEESEEESQRITAARRKLQRELDEATEANDTMSREVTSLKSKLRRGNEPSSFSSTPRRTGGGSRRGMIDSSDAAEDDIDMQGDYNGTKASD; translated from the exons ATGACGAAAAAAGGCTTGTCCGAAGATGAGAAATTTCTGTTCCTGGACAAAGACTTTGTTAACAGCCCCGTCGCCCAGGCAGATTGGACCGCCAAAAAGCTGGTATGGGTCCCTTCCGAGAAACACGGGTTTGAGGCGGCCAGCATCAAAGAGGAGCACGGCGATGAGGTCCTGGTCGAGTTGGCGGACAACGCAAAGAAAATCACAGTCAACAAAGATGACATCCAGAAGATGAACCCACCAAAATTCAGCAAGGTGGAGGATATGGCAGAGCTCACCTGCCTGAATGAAGCCTCTGTGTTACATAACCTGAGGGAGAGATACTTCTCCGGCCTCATCTAT ACATACTCCGGGCTGTTTTGTGTGGTGATAAATCCCTATAAAATGCTTCCGATCTACTCTGAGAAGATCATTGAAATGTACAAAGGCAAAAAGCGCCACGAGGTCCCTCCGCATATCTACTCCATCTCGGACAACGCGTACAGGAACATGATGCAAG ACCGAGAGGACCAGTCTATTCTTTGCAC TGGTGAATCAGGTGCCGGAAAGACAGAAAATACCAAGAAAGTCATCCAGTATTTGGCAATGGTGGCCTCGTCCCACAAAGGCAAGAAGGAAACGAGCGCT CAACAATCAGGACAACAGTTTGCCTAT GGCGAGTTGGAAAAGCAGCTGTTGCAGGCCAATCCAATTCTTGAGGCTTTTGGTAATGCCAAGACCATCAAGAATGATAACTCATCCAGATTT GGCAAATTCATCCGTATTAACTTTGATGTAACAGGTTTCATAGTTGGAGCCAACATAGAGACAT ATCTACTGGAAAAATCTCGCTGTATCAGACAAGCAAAAACAGAAAGAGCCTTCCACATTTTCTACTACATGGTTTCAGGAGCAAAGGACAAATTACGCG AGGAGCTTCTGCTTGAAAATTATGGCAACTATCGGTTCCTCTCTGCTGGCCACGTCCAGATTCCAGGCAACCAGGATGATGAGATGTATGATGAAACCATGGAGGCCATGAATATCATGGGTTTCACCCCTGAAGAAAGAACAG ATGTCCTCAAAGTAGTCTCAACTGTGCTGCAGTTGGGCAACATTGAGTTCAAGAAAGAAAGGAACCAGGAGCAAGCAACCATGCCTGACAACACAG CTGCCCAAAAAGTTTGCCATCTTCAAGGCATAAATGTGACAGATTTCACGAGAGCCATTCTGACGCCCCGAATTAAAGTCGGTCGCGAGGTTGTGCAGAAGGCCCAAACCAAAGAACAG GCAGATTTTGCAGTTGAAGCTCTGGCTAAAGCCATGTATGAACGTTTGTTCCGTTGGATCCTTCTAAGAGTTAACAAGGCACTGGATAAAACCAAGCGTCAGGGAGCCTCTTTCCTGGGAATCTTGGACATTGCTGGTTTTGAGATCTTTGAG GACAATTCATTTGAGCAGCTCTGCATCAACTACACCAACGAGAAGCTCCAGCAGCTGTTTAACCACACCATGTTCATCATGGAGCAGGAGGAGTACCAACGTGAAGGCATCGAGTGGAACTTCATCGACTTTGGTCTGGATTTGCAACCTTGCATTGAGCTTATCGAAAGACCG AACAATCCTCCTGGCATCCTGGCTCTTCTCGATGAAGAGTGTTGGTTTCCAAAGGCAACGGACGTCTCTTTTGTGGAGAAACTTTGCAACACTCAAGCTAATCATACAAAGTTTGCTAAACCGAAGCAACTGAAAGACAAAACAGAGTTTTCTGTGCAGCACTATGCCGGAAGG GTGGACTACAATGCAGTCGCATGGTTGACCAAGAACATGGACCCTCTGAATGACAATGTTACAGCACTGCTAAATAATTCCTCCAGTCAATTTATGCAAGATCTCTGGAAGGATG CTGACCGTGTGGTTGGATTGGAGACCATTGCCAAGATGTCAGACAGTTCTGCACCTAGCGCTTCCAAAACTAAAAAGGGCATGTTTCGTACCGTGGGTCAACTTTACAAGGAGTCTCTGGCCAAGCTGATGACCACACTGCACAACACGCAGCCAAACTTTGTTCGTTGCATCATCCCCAATCATGAGAAGAGG gcaGGAAAGCTGGATGCCCACCTGGTGCTTGAACAGTTGAGATGTAACGGTGTGCTGGAGGGTATTCGAATCTGTCGCCAAGGATTCCCCAATAGAATTGTCTTCCAGGAGTTCCGCCAGAG ATATGAGATCTTGGCAGCAAATGCTATTCCAAAAGGCTTCATGGATGGAAAACAGGCCTGCTGTCTAATG ATCAAGCACCTGGACCTGGATCCAAACCTGTATCGCATTGGCCAAAGCAAAATCTTCTTCCGCACAGGAGTCCTGGCTCAGCTTGAGGAGGAGCGTGATCTTAAGATCACCGTTATAATCATCGCCTTCCAGGCACAGGCCAGAGGATTCCTAGCTAGAAA GGCCTTTGCCAAGAGGCAACAACAGCTGACAGCAATGAAGGTGATCCAAAGAAACTGTGCTGCTTATCTGAAACTCAGGAACTGGCAGTGGTGGAGACTTTTCACCAAG GTGAAGCCTCTCCTGCAGGTGACACGCCAGGAAGAAGAGATGAGCCTGAAAGAGGAAGAGCTCCAAAAGGCTAAGGAATCGGCAATAAAATATGAGACTGAATTAAAAGACATCACACTGAAACACAGTCAG ATTTTGGAGGAAAGGAACCAGCTCCAGGAGAAACTCCAGGCTGAGACGGAACTCTATGCAGAGGCAGAAGAAATGAGAATGCGGTTGGCTACCAAGAAACAAGAACTTGAAGAGATCTTGCACGAGATGGAGGCCAGGTTGGAAGAGGAGGAAGATCGTGGTGCAGCCCTACaactggaaaagaaaaagaTGCAGGACCAGATCAGG GACCTGGAGGATCATCTTGATGAGGAAGAAGATGCTCGCCAGAAGCTACAGCTGGAGAAGGTTACCTGTGAGGCCAAGATCAAGAAGTTAGAGGATGACATCCTGATGATGGATGACCAGAACAATAAATTGCAGAAG GAGAGAAAGCTTCTTGAGGAAAGGGTAGCAGATTTCAGCTCAAACCTAgctgaagaagaagaaaaatccAAAAACCTCACAAAATTGAAGAATAAGCATGAGTCAATGATTTCTGAACTTGAAG TCCGCTTAAAGAAAGAGGAGAAGACTCGTCAGGAGCTGGAAAAAGCCAAGAGAAAGTTGGAGGGCGAATCAAATGACCTTCAGGAGCAGATTGCTGAACTTCAGGCTCAGATCGCTGATCTGAAAGCCCAGCTTGCTAAGAAAGAAGAAGAGCTTCAGGCTGCATTGGCAAG ACTGGAAGATGAGACCGGACAGAAGAACAACGCACTCAAGAAGATTAGGGAGCTGGAGGGACACATCTCAGATCTACAGGAGGACCTCGATTCAGAGCGTGCTGCCCGTAACAAGGCTGAAAAGACCAAGAGAGATTTGGGAGAAGAGCTCGAAGCTCTCAAATCAGAGCTTGAGGACACCTTGGACACCACAGCCACTCAGCAGGAACTTAG GGCCAAACGTGAGCAGGAGGTGACTCTCCTGAAGAAAGCCATGGAGGAAGAGAGCCGTGTTCACGAGGCTCAGGTCCAAGAGATgagacagaaacacacacaagctTTTGAGGAGATCACAGAGCAGCTGGAGCAGTCCAAGAGG GTGAGAACAAATCTGGAGAAAGCCAAGCAAGCTTTGGAGAAGGAGACATCGGAACTCCATGTCGAGATTAGATCTCTTAGTCAGGCCAAACAGGATGGGGAACACAAGAGGAAAAAGGTGGAGGGACAGCTTGCCGACCTTCAGACTCGTTTTAATGACAGCGAGAAGCAGAAAGCTGAACTTGGAGATCGGGTCTCTAAAATCACG GTGGAACTGGAGAGCGTTACAAACCTTCTTAATGAAGCCGAGGGAAAGAACATCAAGCTAAGCAAGGATGTGGCCACCCTGAGTTCCCAAGTTCAAGATACACAG GAGTTGTTGGCTGAAGAAACAAGACAGAAGCTTCAGTTATCTACAAAACTACGACAAATAGAGGATGACCGCAATGCCATACAGGAGCAGCTTGAGGAGGAAATGGAGGCGAAGAGGACCGTGGAGAGACATGTCTCAACGCTCAACATCCAG CTCTCAGATTTCAAGAAGAAGCTGGAAGAGGCGTCAGGTAATGTAGAACTTCTAGAAGAAGGTAAGAAGAGGCTTCAGAGAGACCTTGAGGCGGCCAATACTCAGTTTGAGGAGAAGGCGTCTGCTTTCGACAAGCTGGAGAAGACCAAGAACAGACTGCAACAGGAGCTTGAGGACACACTGATGGATCTGGACAACCAGAGACAGCTGGTGTCCAACCTTGAAAAGAAGCAGAAGAAGTTTGATCAG ATGCTTGCTGAAGAAAAGAGCATCTCCAGTAAATATGCAGATGAGCGAGACCGTGCAGAAGCTGAGGCCAGAGAGAAGGAGACCAAAGCTTTGTCTTTAGCAAGAGCTTTAGAAGAAGCTCAGGAAAGCCGCGAGGAGCTCGAGCGAGCCAATAAAGCCCTTCGTGCTGAAATGGAAGACCTGGTCAGCTCCAAAGACGACGTGGGCAAGAGT GTGCATGAGCTTGAGAAGTCAAAACGTGGCCTGGAGGCTCAAGTAGAAGAGATGAAGACTCAGTTGGAAGAGCTGGAGGATGAATTGCAGGCTGCAGAAGATGCTAAACTTCGACTGGAGGTCAACATGCAAGCTCTGAAGGCTCAGTTCGAAAGAGACCTCCAAGGCCGAGATGAGCAAGGCGAGGAGAAGAAGAGGCAGTTGGTCAAACAG GTGCGCGAGTTGGAAACTGAACTTGAGGATGAGCGCAAGCAAAGGACTGCATTAGCTGCCGCCAAGAAAAAAATGGAGGGAGACATGAAGGAACTTGAAGGCCAGATTGAGACATCAAACAAGGGACGAGATGAGGCCATCAAGCAACTCCGCAAGCTTCAG GCTCAGATGAAGGACTACCAGCGAGAACTTGATGACGCCCGAGCTGCCAGAGAGGAAGTTTTATCCAGTGCCAAAGAGAACGAAAGAAAAGCCAAGACTCTGGAGGCTGAACTGCTACAGCTGCAAGAG GATATGGCAGCAGCCGAGAGAGCCAAGAAGCAAGCAGAAGCCGAGCGCGACGAACTGGCCGATGAGCTCGCCAGCAATGCGTCTGGAAA GTCTGCGCTGTCTGATGAGAAGCGACGTCTTGAAGCGAAGATccaacagctggaggaggagcTGGAAGAAGAGCAAGGAAATATGGAGATGCTCAATGATAGACTAAGGAAGAGTGCCCAGCAG GTTGACCAACTTACCACTGAGCTCCAGGCCGAACGCAGCACATCCCAGAAGAACGAGAGCGCCAGGCAGCTGATGGAGAGACAGAATAAAGAGCTGAAGGCTAAACTTCAGGAAATGGAGAACCAAGTCAAATCCAAATTTAAGTCCTCCATCTCTGCTCTCGAGGCCAAAGTCGCCCAACTTGAGGAACAACTTGACCAGGAGAGCAG AGAAAAGCAGAACACAGCGAAGGCGAATCGTCAGAAAGACAAGAAACTGAAAGATTTGATGACCCAAGTGGAGGAAGAACGAAAACAGGCAGAACAATACAAAGATCAG GCGGACAAGGCCAATGTTCGTGTCAAGCAGTTAAAGAGGCAGCTGGAGGAGAGCGAGGAGGAGTCCCAGCGAATCACTGCCGCTCGCAGAAAGCTTCAGCGGGAGCTGGATGAGGCCACGGAGGCCAATGACACCATGAGCCGCGAGGTCACTTCCCTCAAGAGCAAACTCCG